The genomic window ACCACCTCCCCCGTGTTCGCCTCGGTCAGGATGCCCCGGTTCCGGAAGGCGGTGAAGATCTCGACCGCGTGCGCGCCGCCGGAGAGCTCGCGGTCCGCCTGGAGGATCGCCCACGCCCCATCCTCGAACGTCGAGTTCGGCGAGGTCCCGTTCAGATAGAAATGACTCTCGAGAATCGTCCGGTCGGCCGCTTCTCCGCCGATCGCCTGGTGGATCTCCCAGAGCGCGCCGGACCAGATCAGCGAGTTCAGGTAGATGTTTCCGCCGGTGAGCGGGCGAAGCGAGTCGGGGACCACCGCACCGTTGTCCACGCGGCGTCCTGCCCAGCGGCAGAAGGGCTCCTTCCGGTTCTTGTCCCAATCGAAGACCTGGCCGAGATCGAACGTCACTCCCACCCGAGCGGCGTGCGACTCCGCCCAATAGTCGGAAAAGCCCTCGGCCATCGCGCCCATGTACCCGGACGGATAGCCCCAGTTCGGGACTTGGCCGTGCTCGATCAAGTGGCCGTACTCGTGGATGAGAACGTCGGCATCCTCGGCATCGTCCACGCACCCGTCCCCGTAGGCCAAGCGGTGAAGAGGAGGCGGATCGTATTGGGAGTTGTCTTGTCCTCCGAGCGCGTGCACGTCCACGGCGATCGGCATGACGCCGATCGAATCGGCGCGCACGCCGTCGTACCCGAGGCTTCGGAGATAACGCTGGATCCCGTCCAGGTGGTAGTACGCCATCACCGCCTCGAAGGAGTCGTCCGCGCGCTTCGACCGAAAGCTATCGGGGTGGCTCCGCGTCGGCGGAGGACTCCACGGATTCATGAAATCCGCGATCCGGACGAAGCGCCCTTCGAGAGCGTACGGGGCCCCGCCGGTCGGCGAAGCGAGATCCCGAAGACTCACGACGCGATACGCAGGATCGAAGACCGCTTGGTCCGTATCGTTGAGATCTCGAAGGTTCGTATCCGCGAGAACACTCACCGGATTCGGCGTCCAAACGAGACCGCTTCCGTCGAGAAACATCGAGCGGTTCGTTCGATCGACGACGAGACCGCTTTCCGCGTCGACGTCGACCTCCCAGAGACCCGAAGGATCGTCGCGGAAGAAGCGGACCCGCCAAACGAGCCGAAGCCCCCTCTCTTCTTCTCGGTAGACGAGCTCCGCCTCGGCGTCCGGAGGCGGCGCGCCTTCGGCGGCGAGGAAGATCGCGTCCTCCGAGGAGAGCGCCGCAAGGGCTTTCGCGGGAACCGGGCGCGTGTCCGCCGTGAGATCGATCCAGAGGAGCTCGCCGGTCCGCCCGAAGTGGACGCCCAAGCGCCCCGGTTCGACCGGAACGCCGTCGACCAGGCGGCGAAAGACCGCGTGCTCGCTCGCGAGACCGCGCCGGACGAGCACGAGCTCGAGCTCGCCCACGATCGACCCGAGGCCGAGATCGTCCGGCAGGCTCTCGAGGATCGCCCGCGCGCCGAGGTCCGACGCACCGGCCTTCGCTTGCGGTCGGCTCGCGCCCCGAGGCGCCGCCCTTCCCGGGCGCCCGCTCGCTTCGTCCCTCCAAACGACCCAATCTCCGGAGACCTCAGCGGCGCCGAGCGCGCGCGCCTCGGACGGCGAATGCCCTGCCGCCCCCTGCTTCGCGGGAGCGGGCGGAGCGGCGAGAGCAACGAGAAGGAGAACAAGAACCCCCGCCGGCATCGGCCGATGGGGGAGCGCGTGCGGCATCCTCACCGAAGACCCTCCGATCGCAAGTCGGCTATCCGGGCACCTCCGACCCCTCCGCCGTCGGCGTCTCCTGCGCGTGCGTCGGATCGACGGTCCGGAGGTGCAGGGCCGCGTTCTCCGGAGGAATCGGGTTGATGTAGAAACCGGTCCCCCATTCGAAGCCCGCGATCCGCGTGAGGCGCGGAAGGATCTCGACATGCCAATGATAGTCGTATCGGACCGTCGCCCAGTAGCCGGGGCGGCTCGGCTTCGTGTCGATGTTCGGGGCGGAATGGAACATGTAGTTGTACGGCGGGTTCTTGAGGCCCACCGCGAGCCTCCCGAGAACATCCTTCATCAGACCGGCGAACTCTCGGATGTCTTCGGGCGACGTGACCGCGAAGGAGTGCTCGTGGTTTCTCGGCGCCACGAAGACTTCGAAGGGGAAGCGGCTCGCGAAGGGGCAGAACGCGACGAATCGCTTCGTCATCGCCACGATCCGATCTCCCGTGCCGATTTCCTGGCGGATCAGATCGCAGAAGACGCAGCGCTCCTTCCCCATGTAGTGCTGGCGCGCCGATTGGAGCTCCGTGCTCACGGTCTTCGGGGTCACGGGAACCGCGATCACCTGGTGATGCGGATGAGCGAGAGAGGCACCCGCGCTCATTCCTTGATTCTTAAAGAGAATCACGTAGCGGAAACGCCCGTCGCGGAGAAGATCGACATGCCGTTCCTGGAGGACGCGATAGACGGTCGCTCCGTGATCGATCGGGAACTCGGTGATCGAGGCATGATGATCCGGACTCTCGATCACGACCTCGTGCGCGCCGATCCCGTTCACTCGGTCGTAAACCCCCTCGCCCGACCGCTCGAGCTCCCCCTCGATCCGGAGCGCCGGGAACTTGTTCGGAACGACGCGGATCTTCCATCCGGGCGTGTTCGGACGAGAACCGCGGTCGCGGATCGCTGTGATCTCGGGCGGGGTCGACTCCTCGTTCCCCTCGCAGAAGGGGCAGAACGCCCCCCGAATCGTCTTCTCGGGCTCGACGGCGAAGCTGTCCGGCCGCTGGGCCCGGTCGGTCGCGATGATGACCCATCGTTTCTGAATCGGATCGTGCCTGAGTTCGGACATCGTGTCTCCGGCGGGCGCTCCTTGAATGCAGACGCCCGTGTGCGCGCTCTCCGCTCCGGGCCGCGCTTCCGGCGGCGCGCCTCTCCTTTCCCTCGTGCGCCCCAAATGTAGGGGGAGCCGCCCGCGCGCGCAACCGGAAAGATGCGGCTCGGGAACCGAAGAAGACGCGCATGGAGAAGGTTTTGCGTTCTTTCTTCCGCGAATCCGCTACACTACGATTCGAGGGGGAGGTTCCCCGCCCGAGAACCGCGAGGGTTGACCGTGAGAAGTCCGATTCGACGAGCGCTCCTCCCGATCCTCCTCATCGTCGCCGATCTTCTCGCGTTGAACGCCGCGTACGGTTCCGCCCTCTATCTCCGGTTCCACTCCTACAATCTCGCCGTGTGGGCGGAGCGATTCGGCGACCACTATCTCTCCTTCCTCATCTTCTCGAATGTCGTTTACCTTCTCCTTCTTCTCTACTATCGCGAGCCGGCCTTTCCCCGGCGTTTCAAACCGACCTTCGTCGTGCCGCGGATCGCGAAGATGATCCTGGTCTTGATGCTCGCCTCGGTCATGCTCCTCTTCCTTTCGAAGGGGTTTGCGACGAGCAGACAGGCGTTTCACTTCTCAAGACCGACTCTCGTGGCGTTCTGGGTTCTTTGCGTCGTGTATCTTTCCGCCGGGCGTTTCCTCGTGGGGATCTTGCAGCTCTTCCTATTTCGCTCCGGACGCCTCGCTCGGCCGGTTCTGATCGCCGGGCAGGGCGCCCCTCTCGAGGACCTCGAGGCGAGGCTCGCCTTCAACCGTTGGTTCGGAGTTTACGTCGTCGGGAGGTGCGCGGTGCATCCCGAGGAGACCGTCTCCGAAGCGGGGATCGAGGTCTTCCCCGACGCGCGCGCGCTCGCCGATCGGATCCGCGCGTCCGGAGCGCGCGAGGTCTTCCTCGCGGTGCCGCCGAGCGATCTCCGGCAAGTCTTCGATGTGCTCGAAGCGGCCGCGCTCGCCGGAGCGAAAGTGCGCGCGATCCCCGGCTTGCTCCAGATGATCGCGAGCCACCTTCTCCTCAGCGAAGCGCTTCCCGTCCACGACCGCGCCAAGGAGGATCTCGTGTACGAGCTCTATCGGCGCGTCGACTCGCATTTCGAGCTCGAGCTCGCAACGGTCGCCGTGATCGGAGCGAAAGGGATTCCGCCGACGTGGGGCGGCATCGAGCGGCACGTGGCGGAGCTCTCCAACCGGCTCGCGCGCCGCGGCTTCCTCGTCAAAGTCTACGCGCGTCCCTACTACACGAGCATTGAGGGGCGCTTCCGCGGCGTCGAGGTCCTTCGCCTTCCCACGATCCGCACGAAGCACCTCGACGCGATCTCGCACAGCTTCCTCGCGACGCTCCACACGCTCCTCCAGCGGGTCGATCTCGCGCACTACCACGCGCAGGGGCCTTCGGTCCTTTCGTTCGTCCCCCGGATCGCGGGCATACGAACCGTCGTCACGGTGCACGGGCTCGACTGGAAGCGCGAGAAGTGGGGAGCTTTCGCGCGATCGTGTCTCAGGACCGGAGAGGCCGCGTCGGCCCGCTTCCCGAACCGGACGATCACGGTCTCCCGCACGTTGAAGAAGTACTACGAGCGGAAATACGGCCGCCCCGTGCACTACATCCCGAACGGGATCGAAGTCCGCGACATGCCTCCCGCGGAGGAGATCACGGCCGAGTTCGGCCTCCGGCCTCGCGAGTATCTCTTGTTCGTCGGCCGCCTCGTGCCGGAGAAGGGGTGCCACTATCTCGTCGAGGCCTACCGGACGATCGGCACGGACATGCCGCTTGTCATCGCGGGAGGATCGAGCTTCTCCGATCGCTACCTCGAGGATCTGAAGAAGCTCGCCGCGGGGGACCAGAGGATTCGCTTTCTCGATTACGTCTACGGGCGCGCGCTCGAAGAGCTCTACTCCCATAACTACCTTTACGTTCTCCCCTCCGACGTAGAGGGGCTTGCGATCACGCTGCTCGAAGCGCTCTCGTTCGGTTCGTGCGTTCTCGTCTCCGACATCGAGGAGAATCTGGAAGCGCTCTCCGAGAGAGAGGGGCCTCCGGACGAATGGGAGGACCCGGCGGCCTCGAGCGGCGAACCGTATGGCTACTGGTTCCGCCGGGGAGATGCGGGCGATCTCGCGCGGAAGATCGAGTCGCTCCTCGCCGATCCGGCCCGGGTCGAGCGCGTCCGCAAGAAAGCGCGCGAGTGGATCCGCGCGCGCTACGACTGGGAGATCGTCGCCGGAGAAACCGCGAGCCTCTACCGCGACGTCGTCAAGAAGTAGGAACAGCGCCGGCTACAGTCCCGAGCGGCGCTGAGCCTGCGCCCACGGAATTCCATAGCGCTTCTTTAGCTCCGCGGCGTGCGCGTTTGCCTCGGCCGCGGTCTCGAAGTTGCCGAGCAGAAGGCGGAACCAAGTCCCCCTCCCCGGAACCTCGTCCTCTTCGATCGTCACGCGCTCCCCGCGCTGAATCCAGCTCGCCTCGTCCTCCTCCGCGAGCCGCTCCGTACGGAACGAGCTCACGTGAACCCCATAGGGGAGAAGAACGAACGTCGCCTCGCCAGTCTCCTCGCGATCGGCGGCGGTGACGACCGGAGGCGGCGTACTCTTCGGTGCAAGGGACGGAACGGCGCCGCGAGCCTCCGATTCCGCCGCGGGCGCCTCCCGCTCGGGCGACTCCTTCTTTTCGAGATCGAGCAGGATCTCCGCGAAGCGGTCTTCCACGGGATCGCTTGGAACAGTTGTTTCCGGTTCGAGCACGGGCGGCACCGCATCTTCCTTCCGATCGAAACTCGGAAGAACACCGGGCGCGGCGAGCGTGTCGGAGGGGACCACGCGAAAACGCGGTTCGTGCGGGGCGCTTCCCGGAGGAACCGCTTCCACGAAGAGCGTGTCGTACCGAACACGGTTCTCGAGCTCGAGGACCTGGACCGGTCCCGGCGGCGTCGGAAGCGCTTCCGATCGAAGGGGCGGCGCGGCGAGCCGAGCGGCCGGTTCCGGATTCGCGAACGACCCCTTGAGCCCCGCGAGGGAGAAGAGAAGGGAGACGGCCGACACGCCGATCATCACCTTCTCGCGAGACGCCGCGTCCCAATACGCTCCGGCTTCTCCGCCTTCCGCCGTCAACTCATCGGCGCGCGCCTCATAGAAACGGAGGTCGCCGATGCTTGAAGTAAGAATCGTTGTGTTGAGAAGCACGAGCGCCCCCCAGAAGACCGGCCCGCCCATCCAGGACGGACGTTCGCCGGGCGGTTCGGTCGCCGACGCGAAGCCCGCTTGGGGAGCGGCGAGGAAGACGACGAGAAAAGCGGTCAAGATCGAGCGAAACATGCGTTCTTCCCTCCTTCTTCGCTTTTCGGCGCGAACCGCCTCTATCTTGACACGAGCCGGCTCTCCGCGCTAGTCTATTGCAAATTCAGTAGTTCCGAGCGCTCCGCCTCGCGGCGGAAAGGAGAGTCTCCGTGAGCCGAATCTTCAGCGGAATCCAGCCGAGCGGGGAGATCACGATCGGCAACTATCTGGGAGCGATTCGCAACTGGGTCCGCCTGATCGACGAGCACGATTCGATCTTCTGCGTGGTGGACCAGCACGCGCTCACCGTCGAGTACGATGTCGGGGAGCTCCCGAAGAAGATCTTCGATGCGGCGGCGACGAACATCGCGGCCGGACTCGACCCCGCGAGGTGCGTTCTCTTCGTCCAGTCGCGCGTCCCGGAGCACACGGAGCTCGCCTGGTACTTCAACACGGTGACACCGATGGGCGATCTCGGACGGATGACCCAGTTCAAGGAGAAGTCGAAGCAGCACCGCGAGAACATCAACGTCGGGCTCTTCGACTACCCGGTGCTGCAGGCGGCGGACATCCTCCTCTACAAGGCCGACCGGGTTCCGGTCGGCGAGGACCAGGTGCAGCACATCGAGCTCGCGCGGGACATCGCGCGGAAGTTCAACGCGCGCTTCGGCCCGATCTTCCCCGAACCGCAGGTGATCCTCTCGCCCACGCCGCGCATCATGGGGCTCGACGGAGAGGCGAAGATGTCGAAGTCGATGAAGAACTACATCGGAGTCCTTGAGGAACCCGCTTCGATTCGGAGCAAGCTCGCCGTCGCGCTCACCGACGAGAATCGGAAGCGGCGCACCGACCCCGGGGACCCGGACATCTGCAACATCTTCACTCTGCACAAGAGCCTCTCCTCCCCCGAAGAGATCGACCGAGTGAACGTCGAGTGCCGGCGTGCCGGGATCGGATGCGTGGACTGCAAGAAAATCCTCGCGGACAACATGATTCGCGAGCTCGATCCGATCCGAGAGAAGTTCCGGGAGCTGGAGCGCCGGCCGGACGAAGTGCGCGACGTGCTCGAGAAGGGAGCGGCACGCTGCCGAACGATCGCCGCGGCGACGATGGACGAGGTGCGGAGGGCGATAGGCCTCCGTTGAACCGGTCTTCGTCGAGACTCGTTCCCGATCTTCGCGAGGGGCTCGGCGCGCGCGCGGCTCTCGCGCGGCGCGGCCTCCCGGCGCTC from Candidatus Eisenbacteria bacterium includes these protein-coding regions:
- a CDS encoding PepSY domain-containing protein encodes the protein MRMPHALPHRPMPAGVLVLLLVALAAPPAPAKQGAAGHSPSEARALGAAEVSGDWVVWRDEASGRPGRAAPRGASRPQAKAGASDLGARAILESLPDDLGLGSIVGELELVLVRRGLASEHAVFRRLVDGVPVEPGRLGVHFGRTGELLWIDLTADTRPVPAKALAALSSEDAIFLAAEGAPPPDAEAELVYREEERGLRLVWRVRFFRDDPSGLWEVDVDAESGLVVDRTNRSMFLDGSGLVWTPNPVSVLADTNLRDLNDTDQAVFDPAYRVVSLRDLASPTGGAPYALEGRFVRIADFMNPWSPPPTRSHPDSFRSKRADDSFEAVMAYYHLDGIQRYLRSLGYDGVRADSIGVMPIAVDVHALGGQDNSQYDPPPLHRLAYGDGCVDDAEDADVLIHEYGHLIEHGQVPNWGYPSGYMGAMAEGFSDYWAESHAARVGVTFDLGQVFDWDKNRKEPFCRWAGRRVDNGAVVPDSLRPLTGGNIYLNSLIWSGALWEIHQAIGGEAADRTILESHFYLNGTSPNSTFEDGAWAILQADRELSGGAHAVEIFTAFRNRGILTEANTGEVVLISAAHPETLYTETALLCSLSLSARVPIRAARVIFGLEAPGEDTLALVSSGSGLFVGSLAVETGTDSIAYYYETVDALDRTARIPASAYRTYVVVDTRAPRITHVPLGDYLESELPVSIAAVVRDNVGIDPDSVVVSYTFAGSGAAAAEGAFSLSAAAGDSVYTGTFPVGPGRIGTYSYRITAVDTSPLRNRASSPESGFHSFMIAPSATRLLLSGPNPFGENLSFELTLSEQSNVRLSIYDVAGRLVRRLLDGPTKVGVHPVVWDGTNDEKRRVAPGIYVYRLEATGAEKTGTVVLLR
- a CDS encoding DUF4931 domain-containing protein, yielding MSELRHDPIQKRWVIIATDRAQRPDSFAVEPEKTIRGAFCPFCEGNEESTPPEITAIRDRGSRPNTPGWKIRVVPNKFPALRIEGELERSGEGVYDRVNGIGAHEVVIESPDHHASITEFPIDHGATVYRVLQERHVDLLRDGRFRYVILFKNQGMSAGASLAHPHHQVIAVPVTPKTVSTELQSARQHYMGKERCVFCDLIRQEIGTGDRIVAMTKRFVAFCPFASRFPFEVFVAPRNHEHSFAVTSPEDIREFAGLMKDVLGRLAVGLKNPPYNYMFHSAPNIDTKPSRPGYWATVRYDYHWHVEILPRLTRIAGFEWGTGFYINPIPPENAALHLRTVDPTHAQETPTAEGSEVPG
- a CDS encoding glycosyltransferase, translating into MRSPIRRALLPILLIVADLLALNAAYGSALYLRFHSYNLAVWAERFGDHYLSFLIFSNVVYLLLLLYYREPAFPRRFKPTFVVPRIAKMILVLMLASVMLLFLSKGFATSRQAFHFSRPTLVAFWVLCVVYLSAGRFLVGILQLFLFRSGRLARPVLIAGQGAPLEDLEARLAFNRWFGVYVVGRCAVHPEETVSEAGIEVFPDARALADRIRASGAREVFLAVPPSDLRQVFDVLEAAALAGAKVRAIPGLLQMIASHLLLSEALPVHDRAKEDLVYELYRRVDSHFELELATVAVIGAKGIPPTWGGIERHVAELSNRLARRGFLVKVYARPYYTSIEGRFRGVEVLRLPTIRTKHLDAISHSFLATLHTLLQRVDLAHYHAQGPSVLSFVPRIAGIRTVVTVHGLDWKREKWGAFARSCLRTGEAASARFPNRTITVSRTLKKYYERKYGRPVHYIPNGIEVRDMPPAEEITAEFGLRPREYLLFVGRLVPEKGCHYLVEAYRTIGTDMPLVIAGGSSFSDRYLEDLKKLAAGDQRIRFLDYVYGRALEELYSHNYLYVLPSDVEGLAITLLEALSFGSCVLVSDIEENLEALSEREGPPDEWEDPAASSGEPYGYWFRRGDAGDLARKIESLLADPARVERVRKKAREWIRARYDWEIVAGETASLYRDVVKK
- a CDS encoding SPOR domain-containing protein is translated as MFRSILTAFLVVFLAAPQAGFASATEPPGERPSWMGGPVFWGALVLLNTTILTSSIGDLRFYEARADELTAEGGEAGAYWDAASREKVMIGVSAVSLLFSLAGLKGSFANPEPAARLAAPPLRSEALPTPPGPVQVLELENRVRYDTLFVEAVPPGSAPHEPRFRVVPSDTLAAPGVLPSFDRKEDAVPPVLEPETTVPSDPVEDRFAEILLDLEKKESPEREAPAAESEARGAVPSLAPKSTPPPVVTAADREETGEATFVLLPYGVHVSSFRTERLAEEDEASWIQRGERVTIEEDEVPGRGTWFRLLLGNFETAAEANAHAAELKKRYGIPWAQAQRRSGL
- the trpS gene encoding tryptophan--tRNA ligase, producing the protein MSRIFSGIQPSGEITIGNYLGAIRNWVRLIDEHDSIFCVVDQHALTVEYDVGELPKKIFDAAATNIAAGLDPARCVLFVQSRVPEHTELAWYFNTVTPMGDLGRMTQFKEKSKQHRENINVGLFDYPVLQAADILLYKADRVPVGEDQVQHIELARDIARKFNARFGPIFPEPQVILSPTPRIMGLDGEAKMSKSMKNYIGVLEEPASIRSKLAVALTDENRKRRTDPGDPDICNIFTLHKSLSSPEEIDRVNVECRRAGIGCVDCKKILADNMIRELDPIREKFRELERRPDEVRDVLEKGAARCRTIAAATMDEVRRAIGLR